The following are from one region of the Capsicum annuum cultivar UCD-10X-F1 chromosome 1, UCD10Xv1.1, whole genome shotgun sequence genome:
- the LOC107844344 gene encoding putative invertase inhibitor, with the protein MKPLSSFFPPLSLFLSLFFLTFHGSTGQNLIENTCKTCSKDDPNIKYDFCTSSLQAAPASECASLRGLGMISIRLIRYNLTDTRCHVKKLLKEKNLDPYVKRCLKDCLELYSDAIPTIKLAMKSYNAKKYYDANIQISSVMDAPTTCEDGFKEKEGVVSPLTKRNDITFQLSAVALSVMNLVKNNG; encoded by the coding sequence atgaaGCCTCTTTCCTCTTTCTTCCCTCCTCTTTCCCTATTTCTCTCCTTATTTTTCCTAACATTCCATGGCTCAACAGGCCAGAATTTAATAGAAAACACTTGCAAAACATGTTCAAAAGACGATCCAAATATTAAGTATGATTTTTGCACTTCATCTCTACAAGCTGCTCCTGCCAGTGAATGTGCTTCTCTTCGTGGACTGGGGATGATATCGATTAGGCTAATTCGATACAACCTTACTGATACGAGATGTCACGTTAAGAAACTATTGAAGGAAAAGAATTTGGATCCTTATGTAAAGAGATGCTTAAAGGATTGTTTGGAGCTTTATTCAGACGCAATCCCAACTATCAAGCTTGCTATGAAGAGTTACAACGCGAAGAAATATTATGATGCCAACATACAAATAAGTTCAGTTATGGATGCCCCTACGACATGTGAAGATGGATTTAAGGAGAAAGAAGGTGTTGTGTCACCATTAACAAAGAGAAATGATATTACTTTCCAACTGTCTGCAGTGGCTCTTTCTGTTATGAATCTTGTTAAGAATAATGGGTAA
- the LOC107844352 gene encoding protein TRIGALACTOSYLDIACYLGLYCEROL 4, chloroplastic → MANMRTAMDAAFWDLNISTPRVLDGTARSIPGEPIPLDGTKASRALRIQQLSLLGNGFPLGIIPSFSPTNKELGSFALQSLLFKTATSNWWLAFTGQFRPKKLISDIKTDLSNVDEWELPVLKDIGKHFLEKSLYALGVCAQLSLTPSSSLLLSTEKHGEKRGPRSRAMLFHKLPDHDITLEAAWPELYIDHKGRYWEVPESISLDCSSLVSENGLRYRFGLHKSSGHPRAVDNITDEPPHSLMQGICGKAALSYEKSKDFWRIKEKKEDVIIETDKGRIYNPSYDIRLREPHAAVSGIIGGTVEAWLKNGSNSSSDSRHRSPFGVDLFGSLCYTFQHGKFRKSFGDLTRVDARLDVSSASTLAKQVSKVFREVSADDARDVLSSPRLSLILQQQVAGPIVFRVDSKFLLNSPSGRPGVQLEDFLCSLNYSLKLLQSGKVVAWYSPKRKEGMIELRLFEF, encoded by the exons ATGGCGAACATGAGAACGGCAATGGATGCAGCATTTTGGGACCTCAACATTTCTACACCAAGAGTCCTAGACGGAACGGCCAGGTCAATTCCAGGGGAACCAATACCCCTTGATGGTACCAAAGCTAGTAGAGCCCTAAGAATCCAACAACTTTCTCTTCTCGGAAATGGCTTTCCTCTAGGAATTATTCCTTCCTTTTCTCCTACTAATAAGGAATTGGGCTCTTTCGCGCTTCAGTCCCTCTTGTTTAAAACCGCCACTTCTAACTG GTGGCTTGCATTCACGGGTCAGTTTCGGCCAAAGAAACTGATATCGGATATTAAAACTGATTTGTCCAATGTGGACGAATGGGAGCTGCCAGTACTAAAAGACATTGGCAAGCATTTCTTGGAGAAGTCACTTTATGCCCTTGGTGTATGCGCACAGCTATCTCTGACACCTTCTTCTTCTCTGTTATTGAGCACAGAAAAACATGGCGAAAAGAGAGGACCCCGTTCGAGGGCCATGCTCTTTCATAAG CTTCCTGATCACGACATTACTTTGGAAGCAGCATGGCCTGAGCTATATATAGACCATAAAGGTAGATATTGGGAGGTCCCAGAGTCAATATCCTTGGACTGCTCATCGCTAGTTTCCGAGAATGGACTGCGATACCGTTTTGGTTTACATAAAAGTAGTGGCCATCCTCGGGCTGTTGATAATATTACGGATGAGCCACCGCACAGTCTGATGCAAGGAATATGTGGAAAAGCAGCCCTTTCTTATGAGAAGAGCAAAGATTTCTGGAGAATCAAGGAAAAGAAAGAGGACGTCATTATCGAGACAGATAAGGGACGGATTTATAACCCTTCTTACGATATTCGTCTTAGAGAGCCTCATGCAGCAGTATCTGGAATTATTG GGGGAACTGTTGAGGCATGGCTCAAAAATGGTAGCAACAGTTCCTCGGATTCAAGGCATAGAAGTCCCTTTGGAGTTGATTTGTTTGGTTCCCTTTGCTATACTTTTCAACATGGTAAATTCAGAAAGTCTTTTGGAGATCTCACAAGGGTAGATGCTCGTCTAGATGTCTCATCTGCTTCAACATTAGCCAAACAGGTTTCAAAAGTCTTCAGAGAAGTATCAGCTGATGATGCAAGAGACGTGCTCTCTTCACCCAGGCTCAGTTTGATACTTCAGCAGCAG GTTGCTGGGCCAATAGTGTTTAGAGTAGATTCAAAGTTTTTGCTCAATTCACCATCTGGCAGGCCTGGCGTACAATTGGAGGATTTCTTATGCAGTTTAAATTACTCATTAAAGCTTCTACAGTCTGGGAAAGTGGTAGCATGGTATTCTCCCAAGAGGAAAGAGGGAATGATTGAGTTGCGCTTATTTGAGTTTTAG
- the LOC107844360 gene encoding 10 kDa chaperonin 1, chloroplastic — protein sequence MASTFLTFAKPFTPHSTNLPSFSTQTPIGLKRNSLRINAISKKWEPTKVLPQADRVLIRLEELPEKSAGGVLLPKSAVTFERYLMGEVLSVGSDVAQVEKGKKVLFSDINAYEVDLGTDARHCFCKESELLALVE from the exons ATGGCATCTACCTTCCTTACATTCGCTAAACCCTTCACTCCCCACTCCACAAATCTTCCTTCCTTTTCTACCCAAACACCCATTG GTCTGAAGAGAAATTCTTTGAGAATTAATGCCATTTCCAAAAAATGGGAACCCACCAAG GTTTTGCCACAAGCTGATAGAGTTTTGATTCGGCTAGAGGAGTTGCCTGAG AAATCTGCTGGTGGAGTTTTGCTTCCAAAATCGGCAGTGACGTTTGAGCGCTATCTTATGGGAGAA gTTCTTTCTGTTGGTTCTGATGTTGCCCAAGTAGAAAAGGGGAAGAAG GTTCTTTTCTCTGACATCAACGCTTACGAG GTGGATTTGGGAACTGATGCAAGGCATTGTTTCTGCAAGGAAAGCGAGTTGCTGGCTTTGGTTGAATGA